From Vicingus serpentipes, the proteins below share one genomic window:
- a CDS encoding tetratricopeptide repeat protein: MKKTILTITTVAIASLSYAQKAKVVSAYNYNKAFERSQKCSELKEGLDAINMAIDHEQTKEWAKTWYYRGNLYFNILASKDACKDIDAEALDKATDSYMKALVLNFEDPELKKLDLEKEDGSDIMKFYGALQNKSKVDDEMYTMDIMGRKLPGLAGEHGNAGIDKFQNKDYAGAKESFGKSLMLNQLGGKLDTMMMYNTALAAEYSDDTETAKQIYDGLIMMKYNIDGNGPNLYRSQANLYKKEGNEEKAAEYIKKGRAAYPSDYNLIVAELDGYLKEQKYEEALQNLNLAIENNSSNEVLYFARGTVYEALKNEDNAVADYKKAIELKPNYFDAVFNLGAYYFNKGADKVNEANALPYNETKKFDAVKAEAKVAFEASIPHIEKANEIKPEDVDTANMLIKVYTQTEQYDKAKAIKAKYQ; encoded by the coding sequence ATGAAAAAAACTATTTTAACAATCACAACTGTTGCTATAGCATCATTAAGTTATGCTCAAAAGGCAAAAGTAGTTAGTGCTTATAATTATAATAAGGCTTTTGAACGTTCTCAAAAATGTTCAGAGTTAAAAGAAGGATTGGATGCTATTAATATGGCTATTGATCATGAGCAAACTAAAGAATGGGCTAAAACATGGTATTATAGAGGTAATTTATACTTTAATATTTTGGCAAGTAAAGATGCTTGTAAAGATATAGATGCAGAAGCATTGGATAAAGCAACCGATTCTTACATGAAAGCCTTGGTGCTTAATTTTGAGGATCCTGAATTGAAAAAATTAGATTTAGAAAAAGAGGATGGATCTGATATTATGAAGTTTTATGGTGCTTTACAAAACAAAAGTAAAGTTGATGATGAAATGTACACTATGGATATTATGGGTAGAAAATTACCTGGTTTAGCTGGTGAACATGGAAATGCAGGAATTGATAAATTCCAAAACAAAGATTATGCTGGTGCAAAGGAGAGCTTTGGAAAATCATTGATGTTAAATCAGTTAGGAGGTAAGTTAGATACAATGATGATGTATAATACTGCTTTAGCTGCTGAATATTCTGATGATACAGAAACAGCAAAGCAGATTTATGATGGTTTAATCATGATGAAATACAACATTGATGGTAATGGACCAAACTTATATCGTTCTCAAGCTAACTTATATAAAAAAGAGGGTAACGAAGAAAAAGCTGCTGAATATATTAAAAAAGGAAGAGCAGCTTACCCAAGTGATTATAATTTAATTGTAGCTGAATTAGATGGCTACTTAAAAGAACAAAAATACGAGGAAGCGTTACAAAACTTAAATTTAGCTATTGAAAACAACTCATCTAACGAAGTGTTATATTTTGCTAGAGGGACTGTTTATGAAGCTTTAAAAAATGAAGATAATGCTGTTGCCGATTATAAAAAAGCAATTGAATTAAAGCCAAATTATTTTGATGCGGTATTTAATTTAGGTGCATATTACTTTAATAAAGGAGCTGACAAAGTAAATGAAGCAAATGCATTACCTTACAATGAAACTAAGAAGTTTGATGCAGTAAAAGCAGAAGCTAAAGTTGCTTTCGAAGCATCTATTCCTCACATCGAAAAGGCTAACGAAATTAAACCTGAAGATGTTGATACAGCTAATATGTTGATTAAAGTTTATACTCAAACTGAACAATACGACAAAGCAAAAGCAATTAAAGCTAAATATCAATAA
- a CDS encoding pseudouridine synthase — MAIEILHEDDYIVVVNKPNDVLMYPSYYARNITDPTLVELLNEQLLFKVSPLHRLDRKTSGVVIFGKSSEAAKAFEKLFSNQQIEKLYIAIVRGFCSDEGVIDTPIKNNDTGVYKEALTLYKTLSTYEWDMPVTPYDKSRYSLIELTPKTGRMHQLRKHLNKINHPIIGDHKYGDRNYNKTFTNEFSFDKLLLHAKQLKFIHPFTNQEIEVNASTPENWNIVLQTFKWKL, encoded by the coding sequence ATGGCTATTGAAATTTTACACGAGGATGATTATATTGTTGTGGTGAACAAGCCAAATGATGTTTTAATGTATCCCTCTTATTACGCAAGGAACATAACAGACCCTACACTAGTTGAATTATTAAATGAACAGCTACTATTTAAAGTTTCTCCACTCCATCGTTTAGACCGAAAAACTTCAGGTGTTGTAATTTTTGGTAAATCATCAGAAGCAGCAAAAGCTTTTGAAAAATTGTTTTCTAATCAGCAAATAGAAAAACTTTACATCGCAATTGTTAGAGGTTTTTGTAGTGATGAAGGTGTAATTGACACCCCAATTAAAAATAATGATACTGGCGTTTATAAAGAAGCTTTAACCCTATACAAAACACTTTCCACCTACGAATGGGATATGCCCGTTACTCCATACGATAAATCAAGATATAGCTTGATTGAATTAACTCCAAAAACTGGCCGTATGCATCAGCTTAGAAAGCATTTGAATAAAATTAATCATCCGATAATTGGAGATCATAAATATGGCGACAGAAACTACAATAAAACATTTACCAATGAATTTTCCTTTGATAAGCTGTTACTCCATGCAAAACAATTAAAATTTATCCATCCTTTTACTAACCAAGAAATTGAGGTAAATGCAAGCACTCCTGAAAATTGGAATATAGTTTTACAAACCTTTAAATGGAAATTATAG
- a CDS encoding metal-dependent hydrolase, with amino-acid sequence MDSLTQIVLGAAVGEVAVGKKVGNWAILWGGVAGTIPDLDVFAKYFTDNVTALEIHRGFSHSILFSLIFAPIFGWILTKIHKKLDATWKDWTLLMFLGLFTHPLLDAHTTWGTQLFWPFEYRIAYKNIFVADPLYTLPFLACVIALMFYKKESFKRKRINQFGLIISSFYMLLTVGFKWLAYPKFINTLNKEKIEYLEVKTRPTPLNSILWSANVKLKDGFITGYYSLLDKQEDVIYSKFIPQNLHLLGNMINEKKVKQLIKISEGWYTLEEREGKLLLNDLRFGQNGIDAENSKFIFSFELKYNDKGEFEVIEQPRTFKQGGALIGSLFERIKGI; translated from the coding sequence ATGGATTCATTGACTCAAATAGTATTAGGTGCAGCTGTAGGGGAGGTGGCTGTAGGAAAAAAGGTAGGTAATTGGGCTATTTTATGGGGTGGAGTTGCTGGTACTATTCCAGATTTAGATGTGTTTGCCAAATATTTTACAGACAATGTAACTGCATTAGAAATTCATCGAGGTTTTTCACATTCCATTTTGTTTAGTTTAATTTTTGCACCCATTTTTGGTTGGATTTTAACTAAAATTCATAAGAAGCTAGACGCAACATGGAAAGATTGGACGCTATTGATGTTTTTAGGCTTATTCACACATCCTTTGTTGGATGCTCATACAACATGGGGTACTCAACTTTTTTGGCCATTTGAGTATAGAATAGCTTATAAAAATATTTTTGTTGCAGATCCGCTATATACGTTGCCCTTTTTAGCCTGTGTAATTGCTCTTATGTTTTACAAAAAAGAGAGTTTCAAGCGTAAAAGAATAAATCAATTTGGATTAATAATTAGTAGTTTTTATATGTTACTAACTGTTGGTTTTAAGTGGTTAGCTTATCCTAAATTTATAAATACACTCAATAAAGAAAAAATCGAATATTTAGAAGTGAAAACTAGACCAACACCACTTAATTCTATATTATGGAGTGCTAATGTGAAATTAAAAGATGGTTTTATTACAGGCTACTATTCATTACTTGATAAACAAGAAGATGTAATTTACTCTAAATTTATTCCTCAAAACTTACATTTGCTTGGAAACATGATTAATGAAAAGAAGGTAAAGCAATTAATAAAGATTTCTGAGGGGTGGTATACTCTAGAAGAGAGGGAAGGGAAATTATTACTCAATGATTTAAGATTTGGACAAAATGGTATTGACGCAGAAAATTCTAAGTTTATTTTTAGTTTTGAATTGAAATATAACGATAAAGGAGAGTTTGAAGTGATAGAGCAACCTAGAACTTTTAAGCAGGGTGGAGCATTAATTGGTTCTTTATTTGAACGAATAAAAGGAATATAA
- a CDS encoding DUF1761 domain-containing protein has protein sequence MNYLILFVAALIPMLIGFIWYNPKTFGNTWMKAADMTEEKINSGKMGVIFGVSYIFSILIASALMGFVIHQMGVFSLVGGNAELLKTGSAAAFMAEYGNEFRTFKHGLLHGVIAGFTIALPILGINALFERKGFKYIAVNAGYWIVTLGLMGGIICQFM, from the coding sequence ATGAATTATTTAATTTTATTTGTAGCTGCTTTAATTCCTATGCTTATTGGCTTTATATGGTACAACCCAAAGACTTTTGGAAATACTTGGATGAAAGCCGCTGATATGACCGAAGAAAAAATTAACAGTGGTAAAATGGGGGTGATTTTTGGCGTAAGTTATATTTTTAGCATTCTTATAGCTTCAGCATTAATGGGTTTTGTTATTCATCAAATGGGTGTGTTTTCTTTAGTTGGTGGTAATGCTGAATTATTAAAAACAGGAAGTGCTGCAGCATTTATGGCTGAATATGGAAATGAGTTTAGAACCTTTAAACATGGACTACTGCATGGCGTTATTGCTGGATTCACAATCGCCTTACCTATTTTGGGTATAAATGCCTTATTCGAAAGAAAAGGATTTAAATACATTGCTGTGAATGCTGGTTACTGGATAGTAACATTAGGTTTAATGGGCGGTATAATTTGTCAATTTATGTAA
- a CDS encoding LysE family translocator, with amino-acid sequence MTAFLHGFLIGLSFVIFLGPVFFYLLKSSLEKGFWAGLSVALGIVIGDLICILICSLGAIPFFKNTENQFWLGVVGSILLIGMGLKFLFRPEAKKAKDEEISTKMSKANYLAYFSQGFLINFVNPFVFVVWIGIIGYAETEYGFTTSMFVFLGASLIGIFSTDITKVYFAQKIKRFLTPIFLIRLYQFFGIALIIFGIRIVFYIFR; translated from the coding sequence ATGACAGCCTTTTTACATGGTTTTTTAATAGGACTTTCCTTTGTTATTTTCTTAGGGCCTGTATTTTTCTATCTGCTAAAAAGTAGCTTAGAAAAAGGTTTCTGGGCTGGTCTTTCTGTTGCATTAGGTATTGTTATTGGAGATTTAATTTGCATCCTGATTTGCTCTTTAGGCGCTATTCCTTTTTTTAAAAATACAGAAAATCAATTTTGGCTAGGTGTTGTCGGAAGTATCTTATTAATCGGTATGGGATTAAAATTTTTATTCAGACCAGAAGCTAAAAAAGCAAAGGATGAGGAGATTTCTACTAAAATGTCAAAAGCCAACTATTTAGCTTACTTTTCTCAAGGTTTTTTAATCAATTTTGTAAATCCTTTTGTTTTTGTAGTTTGGATTGGAATTATTGGTTATGCCGAAACCGAATACGGATTTACAACTTCTATGTTTGTTTTTTTAGGGGCATCCTTAATCGGTATTTTTTCTACTGATATTACTAAGGTTTATTTTGCTCAAAAAATTAAAAGATTTCTTACTCCTATTTTCTTAATACGCTTATATCAATTCTTTGGAATCGCTTTAATCATATTTGGCATCCGTATTGTCTTTTATATTTTCCGTTAG
- a CDS encoding RNA polymerase sigma factor gives MSKSKQDNFLALYEPIHNRFERFCRARAYGDMDYKDLMNETLLVAYQKMDSLKSEHSFLSFLFGISVRLLANNNRKLKESSYEDNQQVYGFLDVKNQTETDAEVYLLHQTLAQLPNEQREAIILFEISGFSIKEIAKIEEASESAIKQRLKRGREKLTELLTFKNNYINTKEVKNG, from the coding sequence TTGAGTAAGTCGAAACAAGATAATTTTTTAGCACTATACGAGCCTATTCATAATAGGTTCGAAAGGTTTTGTAGAGCAAGAGCTTATGGTGATATGGATTATAAAGACTTAATGAATGAAACCCTTTTGGTTGCTTATCAAAAAATGGACAGTTTAAAATCGGAGCATTCTTTTTTATCGTTTTTATTTGGAATAAGTGTTCGTTTATTAGCTAATAATAATCGTAAGCTAAAAGAGTCTTCTTATGAAGATAACCAGCAAGTTTATGGTTTTTTAGATGTGAAAAATCAAACTGAAACTGATGCTGAAGTTTATTTATTACACCAAACTTTAGCGCAGTTACCTAACGAACAACGAGAAGCAATTATATTGTTTGAAATATCAGGCTTTTCTATTAAAGAAATTGCCAAGATAGAGGAAGCAAGCGAATCGGCTATTAAACAACGATTAAAAAGGGGGAGAGAAAAACTAACCGAACTTTTAACTTTTAAAAATAACTACATTAATACCAAGGAGGTGAAAAATGGATGA
- a CDS encoding SUMF1/EgtB/PvdO family nonheme iron enzyme — MDDSQRLNELFNQARVQEPKTSFNEAKARFNASLKGAGKSSFIQKTILKVKTFKTLLIMMLSITTISISLIYLFNPTVEKNATLILENELNKTKKEVETIEKIAPKIATVEAENNTDKPLIDLKKNEVVLTQKTVVLKEENPIAAQQLKKSNETENYIFPNLTKQQIDDNHKQKKKMLKELSKFDKKKYAFIPSGTSTIKGEQLSIQAFYMQTTEVSVVEYRTFLFDLLIQDRKDEFLIAKPDQTKWMEYGDALQPMEKNYFSSEAYNDYPMNNVSKEGVGLYCKWLNQEQTKAYGKIINDVRLPSKEEWMYAAIGKNEKSPYPWGGPYLRNSKGCFLANFKPGATKNNNCESTLSKLEGTANKDSLSNYYKTADNIIVPKESKDLYSADGGYFTVKVSSYNPNDFGLYCMSGNVAEMTINNDKKIVAKGGGWNSVGQQLQIEADNDFENAGEPSAEIGFRVVITYLDDRKPLVGVLGKTTTDKPPGTVQINNELYFDATEISNISWKEYVFWQANTYGENSKEHKDALPDTTVWDGLNKAYTTHYYNHPAYNNYPVVGITYNQAVAFCKWRTERVKELYKINNEIGNDFEYRLPTQAEWENIAKAGYSSINIKKDGEKQKFNLKKNKEYFMGVASKLPENADVTAPIDSYWPNDYGVYNIIGNVAEMTQEEGVAKGGSWIHTEEEANLELEISYTKPESWLGFRCVFEVIK, encoded by the coding sequence ATGGATGATTCACAACGATTAAACGAGCTTTTTAATCAAGCACGAGTTCAGGAACCTAAAACTAGTTTTAATGAAGCTAAAGCACGATTTAATGCTTCATTAAAAGGAGCAGGTAAGTCTTCATTTATTCAAAAAACTATTCTTAAAGTAAAAACATTTAAAACTCTATTAATTATGATGTTAAGTATTACAACAATAAGTATTAGTTTAATTTATTTATTCAATCCTACAGTCGAAAAAAATGCTACTTTAATTCTTGAAAACGAATTAAATAAAACAAAAAAAGAGGTTGAAACCATTGAAAAAATAGCACCTAAAATAGCAACGGTTGAAGCTGAAAATAATACTGATAAACCACTTATCGACTTAAAGAAAAATGAAGTTGTACTTACCCAAAAAACTGTTGTATTGAAAGAAGAAAATCCAATAGCAGCTCAACAATTAAAGAAAAGCAATGAAACTGAAAATTATATTTTCCCGAATTTAACAAAGCAACAAATAGACGACAATCATAAGCAAAAGAAAAAAATGTTGAAAGAGTTATCAAAGTTTGATAAAAAGAAATATGCTTTTATTCCATCAGGAACATCAACAATAAAAGGTGAGCAATTATCAATACAAGCCTTTTACATGCAAACTACAGAAGTTTCTGTAGTTGAATACCGTACCTTTTTGTTTGATTTATTAATTCAGGATAGAAAAGATGAATTTTTAATTGCTAAACCAGACCAAACGAAATGGATGGAATATGGAGATGCTTTACAACCAATGGAAAAAAATTACTTTTCGAGCGAAGCTTATAATGATTATCCAATGAATAATGTTAGCAAAGAAGGAGTGGGACTATATTGTAAATGGCTAAATCAGGAACAAACAAAAGCATATGGAAAAATAATAAATGATGTTAGATTGCCATCTAAAGAGGAATGGATGTATGCAGCTATTGGAAAAAATGAAAAATCACCTTACCCATGGGGAGGGCCATATTTAAGAAATAGTAAAGGTTGTTTTTTAGCTAATTTTAAACCAGGAGCTACTAAAAATAATAATTGCGAAAGTACCTTAAGCAAATTAGAAGGAACAGCTAATAAAGATAGTCTGTCTAATTATTATAAAACTGCTGACAATATTATTGTTCCTAAAGAAAGTAAAGATTTATACAGTGCTGATGGTGGTTATTTCACGGTAAAAGTAAGTAGCTATAATCCAAACGATTTTGGGTTGTATTGCATGAGTGGAAATGTAGCTGAAATGACAATTAATAATGATAAGAAAATAGTTGCTAAAGGTGGAGGATGGAATAGTGTAGGACAACAATTACAAATTGAAGCTGATAATGATTTTGAAAATGCTGGAGAACCAAGTGCTGAAATTGGATTTAGAGTTGTTATTACTTATTTAGATGATAGAAAGCCTTTAGTTGGTGTGCTAGGGAAAACAACTACTGATAAACCTCCAGGAACAGTGCAAATAAATAATGAGTTGTATTTTGATGCAACCGAAATAAGTAATATTAGTTGGAAAGAATATGTGTTTTGGCAAGCAAATACTTATGGTGAAAATTCGAAAGAACACAAAGATGCTTTACCAGATACAACTGTTTGGGATGGATTAAATAAGGCTTATACAACTCATTATTATAATCATCCTGCATACAATAACTACCCAGTAGTTGGAATTACATACAATCAGGCTGTAGCCTTTTGTAAATGGAGAACAGAACGAGTAAAAGAGCTTTATAAAATAAATAATGAAATAGGTAATGATTTTGAATATAGGCTTCCTACGCAAGCTGAATGGGAAAATATTGCAAAAGCTGGTTATAGTAGTATTAACATTAAAAAAGATGGTGAGAAACAAAAGTTTAATCTGAAAAAAAATAAAGAATACTTTATGGGGGTTGCCAGTAAACTTCCTGAAAACGCAGATGTTACTGCTCCAATAGATTCATATTGGCCAAATGATTATGGTGTTTACAATATTATTGGCAATGTAGCTGAAATGACGCAAGAAGAAGGAGTTGCAAAAGGAGGTTCTTGGATTCATACAGAAGAAGAAGCTAATTTAGAATTAGAAATTTCATATACTAAACCTGAAAGTTGGTTAGGTTTTAGATGTGTTTTTGAAGTAATTAAATAA
- a CDS encoding RNA-binding S4 domain-containing protein has protein sequence MRIDKYIWAIRLFKTRTLSSKSCADEKVKLNGVFIIKGSKAVNINDEIAIKVIPIWRTFKVLDIPKSRLGAKLVHEYAIETTSEFDLKQLELIQLENRQNKLLGIKGRPTKKDRRDLDDFKT, from the coding sequence ATGCGTATTGATAAATACATTTGGGCAATTCGGCTATTTAAAACCCGTACACTTTCTTCTAAATCTTGTGCTGACGAAAAAGTAAAATTAAACGGTGTATTTATTATAAAAGGATCTAAAGCAGTAAATATAAACGATGAAATTGCAATAAAAGTAATTCCCATTTGGCGTACGTTTAAAGTGTTGGATATTCCTAAATCAAGACTTGGTGCTAAATTAGTTCACGAATATGCTATAGAAACTACATCAGAATTTGATTTAAAACAACTAGAACTAATTCAGCTCGAAAATCGACAAAATAAGCTATTAGGAATTAAAGGACGCCCTACCAAAAAAGACCGTAGAGATTTAGATGATTTTAAAACATAG